Proteins encoded within one genomic window of Candidatus Syntrophocurvum alkaliphilum:
- a CDS encoding undecaprenyl-diphosphate phosphatase, whose product MTIIEALIIALVQGITEFLPVSSSGHIVIFQYLLNVEEPPLTFGIIVHLGTLIAVFVAFWQDIISILKKPFSRITLLIIIGSIPAALVGFFLEPLIEKAFTSLLVVGIGLIFTGFILKYSEKLSNLKLGLKLEEKTSIKDIIVIGSFQALAIIPGISRSGATIAAGLISGLDREFAARLSFLLSIPVILGAAVFQLSDVFASGIYIKNLLPYGIGLICSALFGYLAIKVVVNLVKFGRLSVFAYYVWGVGFFTLVAYFLF is encoded by the coding sequence GTGACAATAATTGAGGCACTAATAATTGCATTGGTGCAGGGGATTACAGAATTTTTACCTGTTAGCAGCTCTGGACATATAGTTATTTTTCAATATTTACTTAATGTTGAAGAACCACCATTAACTTTTGGTATTATTGTACATTTAGGAACTCTTATAGCAGTTTTTGTAGCTTTTTGGCAAGATATAATTTCTATTCTTAAGAAACCTTTTTCACGTATTACTTTATTAATCATCATTGGATCAATTCCTGCAGCTCTAGTAGGATTTTTCCTAGAACCTTTAATAGAAAAAGCTTTTACTTCTTTATTAGTAGTTGGTATAGGACTGATTTTTACTGGCTTTATACTTAAATACTCTGAAAAATTATCGAATTTAAAATTGGGATTAAAGCTTGAGGAAAAAACATCTATTAAAGATATTATTGTGATAGGTAGTTTTCAAGCATTAGCAATTATACCTGGTATTTCGAGGTCTGGTGCAACCATAGCTGCAGGTTTAATTTCAGGACTTGATAGAGAATTTGCTGCTAGATTATCTTTTCTATTATCTATTCCTGTTATTTTAGGAGCAGCAGTTTTTCAACTTAGTGATGTTTTTGCTTCTGGAATTTATATCAAGAACTTACTTCCGTATGGTATAGGACTTATTTGTTCAGCTTTATTTGGATATTTAGCTATAAAGGTTGTAGTCAATTTAGTTAAATTTGGAAGACTTTCAGTTTTTGCATACTATGTCTGGGGTGTTGGTTTCTTTACTTTAGTAGCTTATTTTTTATTTTAA
- a CDS encoding YlzJ-like family protein gives MIVYTPNPFELMDSSEKDKKAVTVKLPSGGVMNVEPIEYNSVRVLEINSTDPGDFLNTNYQPGNIITLDFQVK, from the coding sequence ATGATAGTATATACTCCAAATCCTTTTGAACTCATGGATTCCTCTGAAAAAGATAAAAAAGCTGTTACGGTGAAGCTACCTTCAGGTGGAGTTATGAATGTTGAGCCTATAGAATATAATAGTGTGAGAGTTTTGGAAATTAACAGTACTGATCCTGGCGATTTTTTAAATACTAATTATCAGCCTGGTAATATTATAACTTTGGATTTTCAAGTTAAATAA
- a CDS encoding ClpP family protease: MDQQNPTPQEQNPNPQDQNQAKLDNIKELGQVDIPSFKSDIHCLTITGQVEGHMVLPPQNKTTKYEHVIPQLVAVEENPQIKGLLVVLNTVGGDIEAGLALAEMITSLSKPTVSIILGGGHSIGATIAVSSDYTFIAPSATMTIHPIRLTGLVIGVPQTYEYLDKMQDRVVNFVTQHSNVTDSKFRELMFRTGELARDIGTVLVGEDAVECGLIDEVGGMSTAIVKMKELINQSGGTLQ; encoded by the coding sequence TTGGATCAACAAAATCCTACGCCACAAGAACAGAATCCAAACCCTCAAGACCAAAACCAAGCCAAATTAGATAATATTAAAGAATTAGGGCAGGTAGATATTCCTAGTTTTAAAAGTGATATTCATTGTTTAACCATAACTGGACAAGTAGAAGGTCATATGGTGCTTCCTCCTCAGAATAAAACAACTAAATATGAACATGTTATTCCTCAGTTAGTTGCAGTTGAGGAAAATCCACAAATAAAAGGTTTATTAGTTGTGTTAAACACAGTTGGTGGTGATATTGAAGCAGGATTAGCACTTGCAGAAATGATTACAAGTCTTTCTAAACCAACGGTATCAATTATATTAGGTGGTGGACATTCTATTGGAGCTACAATAGCTGTAAGTTCTGATTATACTTTTATAGCTCCATCAGCAACAATGACTATACATCCAATACGATTAACTGGTCTTGTAATAGGTGTACCACAAACATATGAATACTTAGATAAAATGCAAGATCGAGTAGTTAATTTTGTTACTCAACATTCTAATGTTACCGACTCAAAGTTTAGGGAGTTAATGTTTAGAACAGGTGAATTAGCTAGAGATATTGGAACAGTACTTGTAGGAGAAGATGCAGTTGAATGTGGATTAATTGATGAAGTTGGTGGAATGAGTACAGCAATTGTAAAAATGAAAGAATTAATTAATCAGTCAGGAGGAACTTTACAATGA
- a CDS encoding ribonuclease J — translation MSDADSRIQLIPLGGFGEIGKNMLAVKYEDTIIVIDCGLMFPEEELLGIDVVIPDISYLVENKEKVKAILLTHGHEDHVGALPYVLKEINVPVYGSRLTVGIVEGKLKEHNINNADLRVVRPREKVSTGPIETEFFRVSHSIPDCMGVAINTPLGIVLHTGDIKLDQTPVDGQVVDFRKLAEYGEKGVLAMLGDSTNADRTGFTMSEKVVGNTFEELFGKCSGRIIVTTFASNVHRIQQVVTNAEKYGRKVAVVGRSMVNNVKIAKELGYINISEDVLIEMEDIKKYPPNKVVIITTGSQGEPMSALTRMATADHRWVVLQPGDTVIISATPIPGNEKLVARTVDLLFRQGAEVIYEKGIGVHVSGHSAQEELKILINLIRPKYFIPVHGEYRHLMKHAKLAESLGIPPSKIFVAENGQVIEIGRKKATFNGKVAAGKVLVDGLGVGDVGNIVLRDRKQLSQDGIMIVVVTINKDNNEVVAGPDIVTRGFVYVRESEQLIEDAKEKAKEALDICYKKNLTEWAVIKAQVRDKLGKHLYEKTGRRPMILPIIMEV, via the coding sequence ATGTCAGATGCGGATTCACGTATACAACTTATTCCTCTGGGCGGTTTTGGTGAAATAGGCAAAAATATGCTAGCAGTTAAATATGAGGATACTATAATTGTTATAGATTGTGGTTTGATGTTTCCAGAAGAGGAATTATTAGGTATAGATGTTGTTATACCTGATATAAGTTATCTAGTAGAGAACAAAGAAAAAGTAAAAGCTATTTTACTTACTCATGGTCATGAAGATCATGTTGGAGCTTTACCATATGTATTAAAGGAGATTAATGTTCCTGTTTATGGAAGTCGACTAACAGTAGGTATAGTAGAAGGAAAGTTAAAAGAGCACAATATTAACAATGCAGACTTAAGAGTAGTGCGCCCAAGAGAAAAAGTATCAACTGGACCTATTGAAACTGAGTTTTTTAGAGTAAGTCATAGTATACCAGATTGTATGGGAGTGGCAATAAATACTCCATTAGGTATTGTATTGCATACCGGTGATATAAAACTAGATCAAACTCCTGTAGATGGACAGGTAGTTGATTTTAGAAAACTTGCTGAATACGGAGAAAAAGGTGTACTTGCTATGCTTGGAGATAGTACGAATGCTGATAGAACTGGTTTTACTATGTCCGAAAAAGTTGTAGGCAACACCTTTGAGGAGTTATTTGGAAAATGTAGTGGAAGAATAATTGTTACTACTTTTGCTTCTAATGTTCATAGAATACAACAGGTTGTGACTAATGCGGAAAAATACGGGCGTAAAGTTGCTGTTGTAGGAAGAAGCATGGTGAATAATGTTAAAATAGCTAAGGAACTAGGATATATTAATATATCAGAAGATGTATTAATTGAAATGGAAGATATAAAAAAATATCCACCTAACAAAGTAGTAATAATAACTACAGGTTCCCAAGGAGAGCCAATGTCAGCACTTACTAGAATGGCTACTGCAGATCATAGATGGGTGGTATTGCAACCAGGGGATACAGTAATAATATCTGCTACCCCCATTCCTGGAAATGAAAAACTTGTAGCTCGAACTGTTGATTTATTATTCCGCCAAGGAGCTGAGGTGATTTATGAAAAAGGTATAGGGGTACATGTTTCTGGGCATTCAGCTCAAGAAGAGTTGAAAATATTAATAAATCTAATCCGCCCAAAATATTTTATTCCTGTACACGGAGAATATCGCCATTTAATGAAACATGCTAAATTAGCGGAAAGTTTAGGGATACCACCTTCAAAAATATTTGTTGCTGAAAATGGACAAGTTATTGAGATAGGTAGAAAAAAGGCGACTTTTAATGGTAAGGTGGCTGCAGGTAAAGTTTTAGTGGATGGTCTTGGTGTTGGTGATGTAGGAAATATTGTACTTCGTGATCGTAAACAATTATCCCAAGATGGGATAATGATTGTAGTAGTAACTATAAATAAAGATAATAACGAAGTAGTTGCAGGTCCAGATATCGTAACAAGAGGTTTTGTTTATGTAAGAGAATCTGAACAGCTTATAGAAGACGCTAAAGAAAAAGCAAAAGAAGCTTTAGATATTTGTTATAAGAAAAACCTTACGGAATGGGCAGTTATAAAAGCTCAGGTTAGGGATAAGTTAGGTAAACATTTATATGAAAAAACAGGCCGTAGGCCAATGATATTACCAATAATCATGGAAGTTTAG
- the dapA gene encoding 4-hydroxy-tetrahydrodipicolinate synthase: MKDTKLLTAMITPYTEDLEVNYAKAEEVAEYLANNGNDGIVVCGTTGESPVLSVEEKVNMYKTVKNKVGDRVKVWAGTGSNYTKGSVELTKNAEKIGVDGIMAVAPYYNKPSQEGMYRHFKAIAESTSLPIMLYNVPGRTSSNLLPETVARLAEIDNILAIKEASGDMDQVSAIKTKTDEKLAIYSGDDSLTLPMLAIGGVGVVSVAAHIVGNEIKSMIEAFDKGETKKALDIHKNLFSIFKGLFITSNPVPVKESLNLMGMNAGSFRLPLIPATKEEKVYLKDLLKKYKKL; encoded by the coding sequence ATGAAAGATACTAAGCTATTAACGGCAATGATAACTCCTTACACAGAAGATTTAGAGGTAAACTATGCAAAAGCCGAAGAGGTAGCAGAATACCTAGCTAACAATGGAAATGATGGTATCGTAGTTTGTGGTACTACAGGAGAATCACCAGTATTATCAGTAGAAGAAAAAGTGAATATGTATAAGACAGTTAAAAACAAAGTAGGTGACAGAGTTAAGGTATGGGCTGGTACTGGTTCTAACTATACAAAAGGATCAGTAGAGTTGACTAAAAACGCAGAAAAAATAGGTGTAGATGGCATAATGGCTGTTGCACCTTACTATAACAAACCTTCTCAGGAGGGTATGTATCGTCATTTTAAAGCTATTGCCGAAAGCACTTCTTTACCAATTATGCTTTATAATGTACCTGGTAGAACAAGCTCTAACCTATTACCTGAAACAGTAGCTAGGTTAGCAGAAATAGACAATATATTAGCAATTAAAGAAGCTAGTGGTGATATGGATCAAGTATCTGCAATTAAAACAAAAACAGATGAAAAATTGGCTATTTATTCAGGAGATGATTCTTTAACTTTACCTATGCTAGCAATAGGAGGAGTTGGAGTTGTAAGTGTAGCTGCACATATTGTAGGAAATGAAATTAAGAGTATGATAGAAGCCTTTGATAAAGGAGAAACTAAAAAGGCTTTAGATATTCATAAAAACCTATTTTCTATATTTAAGGGATTATTTATTACATCTAATCCAGTGCCAGTAAAAGAATCCTTGAATTTAATGGGTATGAATGCAGGAAGCTTTAGGTTACCATTAATTCCAGCAACAAAAGAAGAGAAAGTTTATCTTAAAGATTTATTAAAAAAATATAAGAAATTATAA
- the dapG gene encoding aspartate kinase, which produces MKIVVQKFGGTSLATPELREKVCETIIAAKEEGYAIVVVVSAMGRVNEPYATDTLINLVKQINENPPKRELDMIMSCGEILSGSLLTSKLIAEEIKSVFFTGEQAGIITDGNYGDAHILYVNPKKIFEYLENDFVVVVAGFQGVTEEGELTTLGRGGSDTTASALGVAINAEVIDIFTDVEGIMTADPRVVENARLLDVITYNEVCQLAREGAKVVHPRAVEIAMQKSIPLRIRSTFTNSLGTMVTHNINEAQTINIMRDRLITGITYTSNISQIRILINDIKDRKEIELKIFKSLALANISVDFISVQPDLIMFTVFKDSLEKALEVLKNLDIYPEIEVDCSKVAIVGAAMTGIPGIMAKIMEALTEEDITLLQSGDSYTNIWCLVKKTDMQKAVKALHNKFQLGNKN; this is translated from the coding sequence TTGAAAATTGTTGTTCAGAAGTTTGGCGGGACATCACTCGCTACTCCTGAGCTTAGAGAAAAAGTTTGTGAAACAATAATTGCAGCCAAAGAAGAAGGATATGCTATTGTTGTAGTGGTATCAGCTATGGGAAGAGTGAATGAACCCTATGCCACTGATACGTTAATAAATCTAGTTAAACAAATTAATGAGAATCCACCAAAACGTGAGCTAGATATGATAATGTCTTGCGGTGAAATATTGTCTGGTAGCTTATTAACTAGCAAGCTTATAGCCGAAGAAATAAAGAGTGTTTTTTTTACTGGTGAACAAGCTGGTATAATTACTGATGGAAACTATGGAGATGCCCATATACTATATGTAAATCCTAAAAAAATATTTGAGTATTTAGAAAATGATTTTGTTGTAGTAGTAGCAGGGTTTCAAGGTGTAACTGAAGAGGGAGAATTAACTACATTAGGTAGAGGGGGAAGTGACACTACTGCTAGCGCTCTAGGTGTTGCAATTAATGCAGAAGTAATAGATATTTTTACTGATGTCGAAGGTATTATGACTGCTGACCCAAGAGTGGTGGAAAATGCTCGGTTATTAGATGTGATAACCTACAATGAAGTTTGTCAGTTAGCTAGAGAAGGAGCTAAAGTAGTTCATCCTCGTGCTGTTGAAATAGCAATGCAAAAAAGTATTCCCTTAAGAATACGTTCAACCTTTACAAATTCGCTTGGTACTATGGTTACTCATAATATAAATGAAGCACAGACAATAAACATAATGAGAGATCGTCTGATAACAGGTATAACGTATACTTCAAATATTTCTCAAATAAGAATTTTAATTAATGACATAAAGGATAGAAAAGAAATAGAACTAAAAATTTTCAAATCTTTAGCTCTTGCTAATATAAGTGTTGATTTTATCAGTGTACAGCCAGACTTGATTATGTTTACCGTTTTTAAAGATTCCCTAGAAAAAGCATTAGAAGTATTAAAAAACCTTGATATATATCCTGAAATTGAGGTAGACTGTTCAAAAGTGGCAATAGTTGGAGCAGCTATGACAGGTATACCTGGAATTATGGCAAAGATAATGGAAGCATTAACTGAAGAAGATATAACATTACTTCAATCAGGGGATTCTTATACAAATATTTGGTGTTTAGTTAAAAAAACAGATATGCAAAAAGCAGTAAAGGCCCTTCACAACAAATTTCAGTTGGGGAATAAAAATTGA
- a CDS encoding aspartate-semialdehyde dehydrogenase — translation MADGVRLAVVGSTGAVGQEMLQILEERNIKIKDLICLADPREEGTKLKFKGETLTVKGASADSFKNADVALFAVDSNITKHLEPLAKQNNCVVIDNSSAYRLDDNVPLVVPEVNPHDIEWHKGIIANPNCSTIIMAVAINPIHKAAGLKRVVVSTYQAVSGAGVAGINELDEHVNSHLNKSEMIPQTFQYPIAFNLIPHIDVFTDNGYSKEEMKMVNETRKIMNTPELKISATAVRVPVYRSHSEAINLETEKILSVEETRRILSDSSGIIVQDDPTNNIYPMPLYTSYKDEVFIGRIRKDISSDNGLSFWVVADQIRKGAATNAVQIAEIVVDKNLY, via the coding sequence TTGGCAGATGGAGTAAGATTAGCAGTTGTTGGTTCAACAGGAGCTGTTGGGCAAGAAATGTTACAAATATTAGAAGAAAGAAACATAAAAATAAAAGATTTAATATGTTTAGCAGATCCACGTGAGGAAGGAACAAAACTTAAGTTTAAAGGTGAAACGTTAACAGTTAAAGGAGCATCAGCAGATTCTTTTAAGAATGCTGATGTTGCTTTATTTGCTGTAGATAGTAATATAACTAAACACTTAGAACCATTAGCAAAACAAAATAATTGTGTGGTAATAGATAATAGCTCAGCATATAGGTTAGATGACAATGTTCCACTAGTAGTTCCTGAAGTAAACCCTCATGATATAGAATGGCATAAAGGCATAATAGCTAATCCAAACTGTTCTACGATTATAATGGCAGTAGCCATTAATCCTATTCATAAGGCTGCTGGTTTAAAAAGAGTAGTAGTTTCTACTTATCAAGCAGTTTCCGGTGCTGGTGTTGCTGGTATTAACGAATTAGATGAACATGTAAATAGCCATTTAAATAAATCAGAAATGATACCACAAACATTTCAATATCCGATAGCTTTTAATTTAATACCACATATAGATGTTTTCACAGATAATGGTTACTCCAAAGAAGAAATGAAAATGGTTAATGAAACAAGAAAAATTATGAATACACCGGAATTAAAAATATCTGCTACTGCAGTAAGAGTTCCAGTTTATAGAAGTCATTCCGAAGCTATAAATTTAGAAACAGAGAAAATATTATCAGTTGAGGAGACTAGAAGAATATTATCTGATTCTTCTGGCATAATAGTTCAAGATGATCCAACAAATAATATTTATCCAATGCCATTATACACTTCATATAAAGATGAGGTTTTTATTGGTAGGATAAGAAAAGATATCTCTAGTGATAATGGTCTATCATTTTGGGTCGTAGCTGACCAAATTAGAAAAGGTGCAGCAACAAATGCTGTACAAATTGCTGAGATAGTAGTTGATAAAAACCTTTATTAA
- a CDS encoding dipicolinate synthase subunit B, whose amino-acid sequence MRLKGVKVGVVLTGSHCTIDDALIQLDALKKEGAEIYPILSNTVDKVDNRFYKVKDLKSALGNITKKPIINTIVGAEPIGPQKFLDIVVIVPATGNTIGKLANGIVDTPALMAAKAQLRNQRPVVVAVSTNDALSINAKNIGLLLNMKNIYFVPFRQDDPVGKANSVVADLDRLIDTIVCALRGKQIQPVMLGPV is encoded by the coding sequence ATTCGGTTGAAAGGTGTAAAAGTAGGTGTTGTTTTAACTGGTTCTCACTGTACTATAGATGATGCGTTAATTCAGCTTGATGCTTTAAAAAAAGAAGGTGCAGAAATTTACCCAATTCTATCAAATACAGTTGATAAAGTTGATAATCGCTTCTATAAAGTGAAGGACCTAAAGAGTGCTCTTGGTAATATAACTAAGAAACCAATTATTAATACTATTGTTGGTGCAGAACCTATAGGCCCACAAAAGTTTCTTGATATTGTTGTCATTGTTCCAGCCACAGGCAATACAATTGGCAAATTAGCAAATGGCATAGTTGATACTCCTGCTTTAATGGCAGCAAAGGCACAATTGAGAAATCAAAGACCAGTAGTTGTTGCTGTTTCTACAAATGATGCTTTATCAATAAACGCTAAAAATATAGGGCTATTATTAAATATGAAAAATATATATTTTGTACCATTTAGACAAGATGACCCAGTAGGAAAAGCAAATTCTGTGGTAGCGGATTTAGATAGATTAATTGACACGATTGTATGTGCCTTACGAGGAAAACAGATTCAGCCTGTTATGTTAGGGCCTGTATAA
- the dpsA gene encoding dipicolinate synthase subunit DpsA — translation MSSALSGLKISVIGGDERELILISELVTMGATVTVTGFPKDRVCHGAFVVDSVNEALKSAEAVILPLPGTNTEGVIRAVFAENQLKLTEQGIANLGPNNLVIIGSAREYLKEWSEKYGFKLLEIIEMDDLAILNSIPTAEGAIQIAMEQTPITIHGSNICVIGFGRVAVTLARSLKALGAEVTAVARNQGQLARAYEMGLKIADYDHLKEITNNSDIIYNTVPAMMLDKSTLKYCNPDAVIIDLAAQPGGTDFEAANSYGLKAILAPGLPGKVAPTTAGKILANVIPRLIINELADSKGNLLFG, via the coding sequence GTGAGTTCAGCACTTTCAGGACTTAAAATATCTGTTATTGGAGGAGATGAGAGAGAATTAATATTAATTTCAGAACTTGTGACAATGGGAGCTACTGTAACTGTAACTGGTTTTCCTAAAGATAGGGTTTGCCATGGTGCATTTGTAGTAGATAGTGTTAATGAAGCACTAAAAAGTGCTGAGGCAGTAATATTGCCTTTGCCAGGAACTAATACAGAAGGTGTTATTCGAGCAGTATTTGCAGAGAATCAACTTAAATTAACTGAACAAGGTATTGCTAATCTTGGTCCAAATAATTTAGTTATTATAGGATCTGCAAGAGAATACCTTAAGGAATGGTCTGAAAAATATGGGTTTAAACTTTTAGAAATTATTGAGATGGATGATTTAGCTATACTAAATTCAATACCCACAGCAGAAGGTGCAATACAAATAGCTATGGAGCAAACACCAATCACTATACATGGAAGTAATATTTGTGTTATAGGGTTTGGTCGAGTTGCTGTGACCTTAGCTAGAAGTTTAAAAGCATTAGGAGCCGAAGTTACTGCTGTTGCAAGAAATCAAGGTCAACTTGCAAGGGCTTATGAGATGGGGTTGAAAATAGCTGATTATGATCATCTTAAAGAGATTACAAATAATAGTGATATTATTTATAATACTGTTCCTGCAATGATGCTTGATAAGTCTACACTTAAATACTGTAATCCTGATGCTGTGATAATAGATTTAGCAGCACAACCAGGGGGTACTGATTTTGAAGCAGCAAACTCATATGGCCTTAAGGCAATTCTTGCTCCAGGGCTACCAGGAAAAGTAGCACCAACTACAGCAGGTAAAATTTTGGCTAATGTTATACCAAGATTAATAATTAATGAACTCGCCGATTCTAAAGGTAACTTGCTTTTTGGTTAG
- the dapB gene encoding 4-hydroxy-tetrahydrodipicolinate reductase: MAEKIKVIITGALGKMGVEAVKAVHEDNELSLVGVVDVKGKGENFSEIVNNKEINLNLENDLDRIIAKTKPDVMVDFTNPQAVFNNVKTALSNKITCVVGTTGLNEVELNQLEKLAIEQEVGVAVIPNFAIGAVLMMKFAKDAAKYFSDVEVIELHHDQKMDAPSGTAIKTAQMITENREQRPPRNTKEFEKVAGARGGDVNQVRIHSVRLPGFIAHQEVIFGGVGQSLTIRHDSYDRVGFMPGVIMAIKHMIETKGLVYGLENIM; this comes from the coding sequence ATGGCAGAAAAAATCAAAGTAATAATTACCGGTGCATTAGGGAAAATGGGTGTGGAAGCTGTTAAAGCTGTACACGAAGATAATGAACTATCTTTAGTTGGAGTTGTTGATGTAAAAGGAAAAGGAGAAAATTTTTCTGAAATAGTAAATAATAAGGAAATAAATTTAAATCTAGAAAATGACTTAGACAGAATAATTGCAAAAACTAAACCAGATGTGATGGTTGATTTTACAAATCCACAGGCAGTATTCAATAATGTTAAAACAGCTTTAAGTAATAAAATTACATGTGTTGTAGGAACAACTGGATTAAATGAGGTTGAATTAAATCAATTAGAAAAACTTGCTATAGAGCAGGAAGTTGGAGTTGCAGTGATTCCTAACTTTGCTATAGGGGCAGTTTTGATGATGAAATTTGCAAAAGATGCAGCTAAGTATTTTTCAGATGTAGAGGTTATAGAGTTACACCATGATCAAAAAATGGATGCACCTTCAGGAACAGCTATAAAAACGGCTCAAATGATTACGGAAAACAGAGAACAACGTCCGCCTCGTAATACAAAAGAGTTTGAAAAGGTTGCTGGAGCTCGTGGTGGGGATGTAAACCAAGTAAGAATACATAGTGTAAGATTACCTGGATTTATAGCACATCAAGAAGTAATATTTGGTGGTGTAGGACAAAGCTTGACTATAAGGCATGATTCTTATGATAGAGTAGGGTTTATGCCAGGTGTTATAATGGCTATTAAACATATGATTGAAACTAAAGGCTTAGTCTACGGATTAGAAAATATAATGTAG
- a CDS encoding Rqc2 family fibronectin-binding protein produces MPFDGITIKAITHELNADLIDSRIDKIYQPEKDEIILSLRKPRIGSFRLLISTNPQWSRLHISSEKKVNPKKAPTFCMLLRKHLEGGKIKEVKQLELERIVHIRIEALNDFGEWKDKTLVCELMGKHSNLILIDPDNNIILDAINRYGSDISSYREVLPGKEYLFPPSQGKLNPFITQFDVFAKTIWENHAEAKLPQALFRTFTGISPFSAKELCLNAGLENNTPVEQCGEFELSKIYNYLISLLTDIDKGVIYPCVVENDNKLNDFAPFQIGNNCTKFESMNLACDYFYANKLAHLKLESTKSNLIKNLKSNLDRLYKKDFYQQGDYEKAIKNEKYKVWGELITAFSHQIKKGQSKTELENFYTGNYTTIDLDPRYTPIENAQRYFKIYNKSQKSLKHLEKLMAKNKKEISYLESVIHNISLAETHGEIAEIIEELEKEGYVKEKSKASKSSKTSKAKQEKSQPRKYLSSDNYIIYVGRNNRQNDILTTKEADRYDIWLHARNIPGSHVIINCNKKINKLEELPNNTLEEAASLAAYFSNAQDADKVEIDYTFRLNVRKPPGAKPGMVTYDKFKTILVNPQSEYNKKFIVNNQSN; encoded by the coding sequence ATGCCTTTTGATGGAATAACAATTAAAGCTATTACTCATGAACTAAATGCTGATCTTATTGATTCTAGAATTGATAAAATTTATCAGCCTGAAAAAGATGAGATTATTTTATCTCTTAGAAAACCACGTATTGGTAGTTTTCGACTACTAATATCTACTAATCCCCAGTGGTCTAGACTTCATATAAGTAGTGAAAAAAAAGTAAACCCTAAAAAAGCCCCAACATTTTGTATGCTTTTACGCAAACATCTAGAAGGCGGCAAAATCAAAGAGGTAAAACAACTTGAGTTAGAACGTATAGTTCATATAAGAATAGAAGCCCTAAACGATTTTGGTGAATGGAAAGATAAAACATTAGTTTGCGAGTTGATGGGCAAGCACTCAAATCTAATACTTATAGATCCAGATAACAATATTATACTAGATGCTATAAATAGATATGGAAGTGATATAAGCTCATACCGTGAAGTACTTCCAGGAAAAGAATATCTTTTCCCTCCTAGTCAAGGAAAATTAAACCCTTTTATTACTCAATTTGATGTTTTTGCCAAAACTATATGGGAAAATCATGCAGAAGCTAAGCTTCCTCAAGCACTTTTTAGAACATTTACTGGAATTAGCCCTTTTTCTGCAAAAGAACTTTGTTTAAATGCAGGACTAGAGAATAACACTCCAGTAGAACAATGTGGAGAATTTGAACTATCCAAAATATATAATTATTTAATATCTCTTTTAACTGACATAGACAAAGGAGTTATATATCCATGTGTAGTTGAAAATGATAACAAGTTAAATGATTTTGCGCCATTTCAAATCGGAAATAACTGTACAAAATTTGAGTCTATGAATCTTGCTTGTGATTACTTCTATGCAAATAAATTAGCTCACTTAAAATTAGAATCTACAAAAAGTAATTTGATAAAAAATTTGAAGAGCAATCTTGATAGATTATATAAGAAAGATTTCTATCAACAAGGAGATTACGAAAAAGCAATAAAAAATGAGAAATACAAAGTCTGGGGAGAGCTTATAACTGCATTTTCCCATCAAATAAAAAAAGGACAATCTAAAACCGAATTAGAAAATTTTTATACAGGTAATTATACAACTATAGATCTAGATCCCAGGTATACACCAATAGAAAATGCACAAAGATATTTTAAAATTTATAATAAAAGTCAAAAATCTTTAAAACACTTAGAAAAGTTAATGGCTAAAAACAAAAAAGAAATATCATACCTAGAATCAGTAATTCATAATATTTCACTTGCAGAAACACATGGTGAAATAGCAGAGATAATTGAAGAGTTAGAAAAAGAAGGTTATGTAAAAGAAAAAAGTAAAGCTAGTAAATCAAGTAAAACAAGTAAAGCAAAACAAGAAAAAAGCCAACCACGTAAATACCTATCATCTGATAATTATATTATTTATGTGGGCAGAAACAATAGACAAAATGATATTCTTACTACTAAAGAAGCAGATAGGTATGACATATGGCTACATGCTAGAAATATTCCAGGTAGTCATGTAATAATAAATTGCAATAAAAAAATTAATAAACTAGAAGAACTGCCTAATAATACCCTTGAAGAAGCAGCTTCTTTAGCTGCATATTTTAGTAATGCCCAAGATGCAGATAAGGTTGAAATAGACTATACTTTTAGATTAAATGTACGCAAACCACCTGGGGCTAAACCAGGTATGGTAACCTATGATAAATTTAAAACTATACTTGTAAATCCACAATCTGAATATAATAAAAAATTCATAGTAAACAACCAATCTAATTAA